The DNA window AACATATTGAAATTGTAAAAAGAGCAATAGAATTTAAAAATCCAGATTATCTTCCAATGGAACTCGTTGATGTACCCAAAATATACAATGCTTATGGAACACTTAACCCTGATAAAGTGAGATTTATACCGGGAACAGAAGATTTTGATTCTGCATGGGTTACATATCACTGGACATTTATAGAAGAAAAAAATTTAGGAAATGGAGAAATTTTGAGAAAAGATGAATGGAATGTATGGCAGAAAATTCCCTTTGATAAAAATTCAACTTATATAATAATTGAAAACCCTCTTGCTGATAAAAATAATCTTTCAGATTATAAATTCCCATCCCCGGAAATAGCGGATAAATTTTTTGAAAGAATAAGTAAAATAATAAAAGAAAATTATTCTGATAGATTTATATGTGGATATATTGATCCTGGAGCGTTTCTTATTGCTTACAATATTTTTGGATATCAAACATTTTTCATAAAACTTGTAGAGGATATTAATTTTATTCTTGATGTCATTTCTTACATTTTTGAATATCACTGTTCTTTAATTCCTAAATGGAAAAAAGCAGGTGCTCATATGGTAAATATAATAGATGAAATTGCTGGAAATAAGGGTTTATTTTTTAATCCTCAAATCTGGCAAAAATATTTCAGACCATTTTATGAAAAGTTATTCAGAAAAATTCATCAGGAGAATATGTATACAGGACTTCTTTTTGACGGAGATATAAGAATTATACTTGATGATTTACTGAATATGGAAATTGATGTTTTTCAATTTGTTCAGCCAAATGTAGTTGGAATAAAAACAATTAAAGAAAAGATAAAAGGGAAAAGATGTATTAAATGTTCTGTAGATATGATGAGTACACTTGCACATGGAACTCCAGAAGATATTAAAAGAGAAGCAGAAGAACTTGTTAAAAACCTTAACTCGCCATCAGGTGGTTTTATATGCAATGTTTTAAGATGGTATAGACCCACATATCCTGAAAAGAATGTTATTGCGTCAGTAGAAACATTTAATAAATACAGAAAAAATGAAAAGAAAAGATTTTAGAATTTATAAACATCCTATTTTGGGTGATCTGTCCGAAAGAAAGAAAATTTACATTTATTTTAACGGCAAAAAACTTACTGCTTATGAAGGAGAAACAATTGCTTCTGTTTTATATGCAAATGGAATAAGAGTATTGAGAAAAACAGAAAAATTTAAACAGCCAAGAGGGATTTTCTGTGGAATAGGCAGATGTACGGACTGTGTTATGATTGTTGATGGAATACCAAATGTAAGAACATGTATAACTCCTGTAAGAGATGGTATGAAAGTTGAATTTCAAAAAGGTCTTGGAGAATGGAAGAAAAAGAACTGGTAATAATTGGAGGAGGACCTGCGGGACTATCTGCTGCAATTGAGGCGAGAAAGAAAGGAATTGATGTTTTATTGATAGATGAGAACTCAAAACCAGGAGGACAGTTATTTAAACAGATACACAGATTTTTTGGTTCAAAGGAGCACATGGCAGGTATAAGAGGATTTGTGATTGGTGAAAGATTATTAAAAGAAGTTAAAGAATTAGGAATAGATGTCTATTTAAATAGTGTTGTTTATGGCATTTTTAAAGATAAAGTTATCGGTATTGTTAGGGAAAATAAAAATATTATTTTAAAGGCAAAATATATAATAATAGCCACAGGTGCAATTGAAAATCCATTATCTTTCCCGGGATGGACACTTCCTGGGGTTATGGGAGCAGGTGCATGCCAGACAATGATAAATATTAACAGGGTGCTACCAGGAAAAAAAGTTTTAATGGTTGGTTCTGGAAATGTTGGTTTAATCATTTCTTATCAGTTATTACAGGCAGGTGCAGATGTTTGTGGTGTTGTTGAAATTATGCCAGATATCGGAGGTTATTTAGTCCATGCAGCAAAGATTAAAAGGTTTGGTGTTCCTATTTATCTTTCAACAACAGTTCTTGAGGCAGTGGGGAAAAAAGAGGTAGAAGGTGCTGTTATATGTCCTGTAGATAATGACTTTAAGCCAATTTTGAGAAAAAGAAAAGAAATTGATGTTGATTTGATATGTATTGCTGTTGGTCTTACTCCATTGAATGAACTTTTATATCAGGCAGGATGTTTATTCACATACAAGGTGTATCTTGGAGGAATAGTGGCTTTACATAATGAAAATATGGAAACAAGTGTAAATGGTATTTATATTGCCGGAGACCTTTCAGGTATTGAAGAAGCATCAACAGCAATGGAAGAAGGAAAACTTGCTGGTTTATCTGTTGCAGAAAGATTGAATAAGAAAAGTCACAAAGATGAAAAGGAAGAAGTTTTAAAAAGATTAAATGATTTTAGAATAGGTACATTTGGGGAAAAGAGAAAAATTGCTAAAGAAGAAATAATAAAGGAATATTATGAAAGAGTTGAAAATTGATGAATTTTTTTATTTGAAGAAAAGTGGTTATCCATCTGAAAGTAGAATTAAAAAAGGACCTGTTGCAATTATTGAATGCGTTGAGGAGATACCATGCAATCCATGTGAAACTATATGTCCTAAAGGAGCAATTAAAGTGGGAGTTCCAATAACAAATTTACCGGAATTGAATGAAGAAAAATGTATTGGTTGTGGAAGATGTATTCCTGTCTGTCCAGGGCTTGCAATATTCGTTTTGGATTATAATTTCACTAAAAAAGAAGTATCTTTATCAATACCTTATGAATTTTTACCACTTCCTGAAAACGGAGATATTGTTAAATGTCTTGATAGAAATGGGAAATATGTATGTGATGGAAAAATTGTTAAGGTTATTCCGCCTGAAAAAAATAATATGACAGGAATTATAACATTTTCATTTCCCAAAAAATATTACAATTTTGTGAGGAGTTTTAAAATAAAAAAATGGAAAAGAAAAAAATAATATGTAGATGTAAGGAAATAACAGAGGAAGAAATAATTGAAATTATAGAAAAAGGCATTGTGGATGTTGATGGAATAAAAAGGGCTCTTGGAGCAGGTATGGGTTTATGTCAGGGAAAGACATGTTCAATTTTGATAGCAAAAATAATTTCAAAAAAAACAGGAATACCATTGGAGGAAATAAGACAGCAAACAAGTAGAGCACCTGTAAGACTTATTTCTGT is part of the bacterium genome and encodes:
- a CDS encoding (2Fe-2S)-binding protein translates to MEKKKIICRCKEITEEEIIEIIEKGIVDVDGIKRALGAGMGLCQGKTCSILIAKIISKKTGIPLEEIRQQTSRAPVRLISVKTISELEER
- a CDS encoding (2Fe-2S)-binding protein, with translation MKRKDFRIYKHPILGDLSERKKIYIYFNGKKLTAYEGETIASVLYANGIRVLRKTEKFKQPRGIFCGIGRCTDCVMIVDGIPNVRTCITPVRDGMKVEFQKGLGEWKKKNW
- a CDS encoding NAD(P)/FAD-dependent oxidoreductase produces the protein MEEKELVIIGGGPAGLSAAIEARKKGIDVLLIDENSKPGGQLFKQIHRFFGSKEHMAGIRGFVIGERLLKEVKELGIDVYLNSVVYGIFKDKVIGIVRENKNIILKAKYIIIATGAIENPLSFPGWTLPGVMGAGACQTMININRVLPGKKVLMVGSGNVGLIISYQLLQAGADVCGVVEIMPDIGGYLVHAAKIKRFGVPIYLSTTVLEAVGKKEVEGAVICPVDNDFKPILRKRKEIDVDLICIAVGLTPLNELLYQAGCLFTYKVYLGGIVALHNENMETSVNGIYIAGDLSGIEEASTAMEEGKLAGLSVAERLNKKSHKDEKEEVLKRLNDFRIGTFGEKRKIAKEEIIKEYYERVEN
- a CDS encoding uroporphyrinogen decarboxylase family protein; amino-acid sequence: MEHIEIVKRAIEFKNPDYLPMELVDVPKIYNAYGTLNPDKVRFIPGTEDFDSAWVTYHWTFIEEKNLGNGEILRKDEWNVWQKIPFDKNSTYIIIENPLADKNNLSDYKFPSPEIADKFFERISKIIKENYSDRFICGYIDPGAFLIAYNIFGYQTFFIKLVEDINFILDVISYIFEYHCSLIPKWKKAGAHMVNIIDEIAGNKGLFFNPQIWQKYFRPFYEKLFRKIHQENMYTGLLFDGDIRIILDDLLNMEIDVFQFVQPNVVGIKTIKEKIKGKRCIKCSVDMMSTLAHGTPEDIKREAEELVKNLNSPSGGFICNVLRWYRPTYPEKNVIASVETFNKYRKNEKKRF
- a CDS encoding 4Fe-4S binding protein, with product MKELKIDEFFYLKKSGYPSESRIKKGPVAIIECVEEIPCNPCETICPKGAIKVGVPITNLPELNEEKCIGCGRCIPVCPGLAIFVLDYNFTKKEVSLSIPYEFLPLPENGDIVKCLDRNGKYVCDGKIVKVIPPEKNNMTGIITFSFPKKYYNFVRSFKIKKWKRKK